One Thioclava sp. ES.031 genomic window, CGCTGCCGCATGCGACCTCGCAGGCGGTCATCAAGGAGCTGCCGCGCGATCTGAAGATCGTGGACCTCTCGGCCGATTTCCGGCTGCGCGATCCGGCGGATTACGAGAAATGGTATGGCAAGCCCCATGCCGCGGTCGAACTGCAGAAAGAGGCGGTCTACGGGCTGACCGAGTTCTACCGCGATGCGATTCGCGACGCGCGGCTGGTTGCGGGCACGGGCTGTAACGCCGCCGCGGGCCAATTCGCGATCCGCCCGCTGATCGAGGCCGGGGTGATCGACCTCGACGATATCATCCTCGATCTGAAGAACGGTGTGTCGGGCGCGGGCCGCTCGCTGAAGGAAAACCTGCTCCATGCGGAGCTGTCGGGCGGTGTCGCCCCCTATTCGCAAGGCGGCAAGCATCGCCACCTTGGTGAATTCGATCAGGAATTCAGTGCCTTGGCGGGCCGCCCCGTGATGGTGCAATTCACCCCGCATCTGGCGCCCTTCAACCGCGGCATCCTCGCCTCCGCCTATGTGAAAGGCGAGCCCGAGGCCGTCTACAAGGCGCTGGCCGACCGCTACGCGGAAGAAACTTTCATCGAAATGCTACCTTTCGGCGCAGTTCCGTCCACCAGGTCTGTAACTGGCTCCAATTATGCCCATATTGGTGTATCAGGAGATAGGATCCCCGGGCGCGCGCTCGTGGTCGTGGCTATCGACAACCTCTGCAAGGGGTCGTCGGGACAAGCGATCCAGAACGCGAACCTCATGCTCGGGCTGGAGGAAAGCGAAGGGCTGATGCTCGCCCCCGTCTTCCCTTGATCCGCGTCAATGGCAAGGCCGGCGCGGTAAGGTAGACGAAGCGGCATCTCAGGAGGCGAAGAGATGAAGAGTCTGAAGAAGAAACGTCGTATCCAGGTGCTCAGCGTTGCTGCGCTGGCCTTGGTGATCGCGACCGTCACGATCGGCTATTCGATGCGCGGCGGCATCAACTTCTTCCGTGCGCCTTCGCAGCTTGCCACCGAACCGCCGCAGCCCGGCGAGGTGTTCCGCCTCGGCGGGCTGGTCGAGAAAGGCTCGCTCAAGCGCGGTCAGGGCGAGGTCATCGAATTCAAGGTCACCGATGGCGGCGCGACCGTCCCGGTAAAATTCGCGGGCGTCCTGCCGGACCTCTTCAAAGAGGGTCAGGGCATGATCGGCACGGGCAAGATGGAAGGCGACACGTTCGTGGCCTCTGAAATCCTCGCCAAGCATGATGAGAATTACATGCCCAAGGAAGTCGCGGACGCGCTGAAGGAACAGGGCGTCTACGAGGGCCCGTCCTCCTGATCGCGACCCCGGCGAACGCTCTCTTCTAGCCCTCTTAATCGCACGGCCCGAGCCTGCCTGACGTTGTCATCAACGGAGGCAGGCCATGAAATCGGTCACTCAGATCGCGGCGGAGATCGTCGCGCGCGAAGGCGGTTATGTCGATGATCCGGACGATCCGGGCGGTGCGACCAAACATGGCGTCACGCTCGGAACCCTGCGCCGGTTGGGGCGCGATCTGACCGGCGATGGCCGGGTGGACGAGATGGATGTCCGTTCGCTCGACCCCGCGCAGGCCGCCGAGATTTTCATCGAGCATTACTACAAGAGCCCGCGCATCGACCGGTTGCCGCCTTCGGTGCAGGCCTCGGTCTTCGACATGTATGTGAATGCAGGCGGCAATGCGGTCGTCATCCTGCAACGCCTGCTGGGCGATATGGGCCAGCGCGTCGTGGTGGACGGGATCATCGGCCCGCAGACCATCGCCGCCGCCGAGCTCGCCGATGCGGCCGCGCCCGGCTATTTCGCCGATGCCTACGGGATCGCGCGGCGTAACTACTACTACCGGATCGCCGATGCCCGGCCTGCCAGCCGCAAATACGCAACGACGCGCGCGGGCAGGAAGGGCGGCTGGATCCGCCGCGCCGAGGAGTTCATCTCGCCGCGCTTTCACCTCACCGAGGGCGAGCATCGCAAGCGGGTGGCGAAATGGGCATGATCGAGAAACTGCTCGGCGGTGCGGGGGCGGTGAAGGCGGCAGGCGAGGCCGCCAGTTCGGTGGCGGAGGTCTTCGTGCCCAATGCCACAAAGGAGCTCGCGGCCGCGCAGGCCACCTATCTCGCAGCGCTTCAGGAACACGGGGCGGAGTTCGAATACATCCGCCCCGGCCGCTTCGACCGGATCGTGAACGGTCTCAACCGCCTGCCGCGCCCGGTGCTCGCTTTCGGGATCGTGGGACTCTTCGTCTATGCGATGCTCGACCCGGTCGGCTTCGCGCAGCGGATGGTCGGGCTGAGCTACGTGCCCGAGCCGCTTTGGTGGCTTCTGGGCGCGGTGGTCAGCTTCTATTTCGGTGCGCGCGAGGCGCATTATTTCCGGATGAAGAAGGTGCCGGCTGTGCCTCCCGCAGCGCTCGCCACCACTTCGTCAGAGGAAAACGCCGCGCTCTCGGCTTGGCGGGCGGGCGAGAAACCGGCCGGGTAGGGGGGCGCTGCCCCCGCTCCCTGCGGGAACTCCCCCGGGATATTTGAGGCAGTTGGAAGAGGGCAGGTTCTTGCTTCCAATTGCCGGAAATATCCCGGGGTGAATTCGCGAAAGCGAAGAGGGGCGGAGCCCCTGATGCGCCTCAGTCGCGGGTGCCTGCGAAGCGTTCCTGCCACTCTTCGCGCTCGTCATCCGTGATCTTGCGGAAGAGCACCTCGGGCGTGGTGAAGGCGTGGCCTGCGGGCAGCGCTTCGAGCGCCGTTTTCACATCGCCCGGCCAGTCGCGATCCTCGTCGCCCATCGCCTCGAGCATGATCTTCGCCGCATCGGGAATGAAGGGCGCGGAGAGCACCGCGTAGATCGGGATCAGGTTCAGCGCGAGCCGTGCGATGGCCGCTGCCTGATCGGGATCGGTCTTGAACACCGACCACGGTGCCGACGCCTGCAGGTATTCGTTGCCCGCGACCCAGATCCCGCGCAGCTCCATCGCCGCCTTGCGGATATCCTTCTCTTCCATATGCGTCTCGTAGGCGCGGATGCGGGTGGTCAGATCCTCGATCAGGGCCGCTTCCTGCTCGCCCCAGCTGCCGCCTTCCGGGATCGCCTCGCCGAATTTCGAGCGGGTGAACTTGGTGATCCGGCTGACGAAGTTGCCCAGAACATCGGCGAGGTCCTTGTTCGCCGAGACCTGGAAATTCTCCCAGGTGAATTCGGCATCCGCGCTTTCGGGCGCGTGGGACAGAAGCCACCAGCGCCAGTAATCGGCGGGCAGAAGCTCCAGCGCCTGATCCATGAAGACGCCACGGCCGCGCGAGGTCGAGAACTGGCCGCCATCGTAGTTCAGGTAGTTGAACGATTTGATGTAATCGACGAGCTTCCACGGCTCGCCCGAGCCAAGGATCGTCGCGGGGAAGCTCAGCGTGTGGAAGGGTACGTTATCCTTGCCCATGAACTGGGTGTAGGTCACGTCGTCGGCGCCCTTGTCGGTGCGCCACCAGCGTTCCCAGTCGCCGCCCGTCTTCTCGGTCCACTCCTCGGTCGCGGCGATATATTCGATTGGCGCGTCGAACCAGACATAGAAGACTTTGCCTTCCATGCCCGACCACGGCGCACCCTCGAATTGCGCGGGCACGCCCCAGCTGAGATCGCGGGTGATGCCGCGGTCCTGTAGCCCGTCGCCGTCATGGAGCCATTTCTTCGCGATCGAGGTGGTCAGCACCGGCCAGTCGGACTTGCTGTCGATCCACGCATCGAGCTGATCCTTCATCGCCGACTGGCGCAGGAACAGGTGCTTGGTCTCGCGCATCTCCAGATCGGTCGAACCCGAGATCGTCGAATGCGGGTTGATCAGGTCGACCGGGTCGAGCTGCTTGGTGCAGTTGTCGCATTGATCGCCGCGCGCGCTCTCGAAGCCGCAATTGGGGCAGGTGCCCTCGATATAGCGGTCGGGCAGGAAGCGCCCGTCGGCCTTGGAATACATCTGGGTTTCCGAGACTTCGCGGATCAGCCCGGCCTCGGCCAGCTTCACCGCGAAATGCTGCGTCAGGCGATGGTTCTGCGAGCTGGACGAGCGCCCGAAGTGATCGAAGCTGAGGCGGAAGCCTTCCGCGATCTTGGCCTGCACCTCGTGCATCTCCGCGCAATATTCGGCGACCGGCTTGCCTGCTTTCGCGGCGGCCAGTTCGGCGGGGGTGCCGTGCTCGTCGGTGGCGCAGATGAACATCACCTCGTTGCCCCGCGCGCGCTGGTAGCGGGCGAAGAGATCAGCCGGCAGCTGCGAGCCCACGAGATTGCCGAGGTGCTTGATGCCGTTGATATAGGGAATAGCCGAGGTAATAAGATGGCGCGCCATGTAGGACCCTCTTGCTGTGGAGCGTTTGAGCGCGGGTTTACTAGGGAATCATGGGAAGGGCTAGGGGGGAGCGCCGAGACGCACCGCTTGCGGCTTCAGGGCCAGTCGAGCGTGTGGATCTTGCCGATTGCGTCCTCGGTTTAGCGCCATGTCTCGGTGCTGGCTTGAGTGTAGGCGACGAGGGCAGAGAGGGTTCTGCATGCCGAAGACTTGCTTTTGCGCAGGTGGCGTCGATAGTCGGGGCGAGACGGAGTGAGCGTAGGGGGCAAGCGGTGCTGATACATGCCGGAGACGATCGGAGCGTTTCGATCGACCTCGCGCTGGCGATCTGGCTGGCGCTGGTCGCGGGGGCGGTGAACGCGGCCGGGTTCCGGGCGCTTGGCTATTTCTCGGCCAACATGACCGGGAATGTCTCGACCGCCACGGACCTGCTCGCGCTGGGGCGGTTCGGCACGGCGATCTGGTTTCTGCTTCTGTTGCTGGCCTTCGTCTTCGGGGCCTTTGCGTCTGGCGTGCTGATCGACGTGGGGCAGCGTCGGCGGCTGCACGGGATCTACGCGCTGTCGATCCTGCTGGAAGCCGCGTTGCTGATCGTGCTGACGATCCTGGACATGGTCTGGGCCGCGGCGATGAGCGAGCACCTGATGATGATCGGGCTCAGCTTCCTGATGGGGCTGCAGAACGCGGCGAGCACGAAAATCTCGGACGGGCGGGTGCGCACGAGCCATGTGTCCGGCATCGCGACCGATCTGGGGCTGGAGCTTGCGGCGCTTTTGCCGGGCGCGCGCGATGCGGAAACCAGGCAGGTGCTGCGATCGCGGCTCCTGCTGCATGTCGCGACGCTGTGTTCCTTCTTCGCGGGCGGTATCGCAGGCGTGCTGGGATATGAGCGCATCGGCCCGATGGTCTTCGCGCTGGCTGCGGCGCTGCTGATCGTCATCGCCGTGCCGGAACTGCGCAAGGTCTATCGCGGGGGGCGGTGAGGCTTCGATAGAGAGGCGTCGGGGCGCGCATGAAAAAGGGCGCCCGCGAGGCGCCCTTTTCCGTAACAGTCATGCAGCTCAGGCTTAGAAGCCGAGGCCGGCATATTTGTTCTTGAACTTCGACACGCGACCACCGGTGTCCATGAGGCGCGACGAACCGCCGTTCCACGCCGGGTGCGAGGTCGGGTCGATGTCGAGGGTGAGGGTGTCGCCCTCGGAGCCCCAGGTCGAGCGGGTCTGATACTCGGTCCCGTCGGTCATCTTGACGGTGATCGTGTGGTAGTCGGGATGGGTTTCGGCTTTCATCGTCCCGCTCCTTATTTCGCAGCTTTGGGCTTGTAGTGGGTGTCTTCGGCGATACGAGCCGACTTACCGCGACGGGCGCGCAGGTAGTACAGCTTGGCGCGACGCACGCGGCCACGGCGGACCACTTCGATCGAGTCGATGTTGGTCGAATAGAGCGGGAACACACGCTCCACGCCTTCGCCGAAGGAGATCTTGCGCACGGTGAACGAAGCCGCCAGCGTGTCGCCGCCCTTGCGCGAGATGCAGACGCCTTCATAGGCCTGCACGCGCGAACGGGTGCCTTCGGTCACTTTGTAGCCGACGCGAATGGTGTCACCGGCTTTGAAATCCGGGATGGTCTTGTTGAGCTCGGCGATTTGTTCCGCCTCGAGCTGTGCGATCAGGTTCATCGCAACGTCCTTTCACATGCTCACGGTTTGTCCCGTGAAGGTTTCGCCGCCTCAGAGCTCCGCGTCTTCATCGGGTCCGGTCGCCTTTTCAGGGTCGCGCCCGCGGGAGATTTCAGGTCGTCTTTCGCTTTTTGCGCCCTTCGCCGGTGCCGTGTCGCGGACCGAAGAAGGCTCCGCCGGGCAACAGCAAAAGGGTCCGAGGGCCGATTCCGGCTCCGGACCCGCGCGTATTACGGGGAAATGGGTAACGGATCAAGGGGGAAGTGGGGGTGGCGAGGTTCGCTATGCGGACGAGGCGAACATCTGGTATCATTCGAGAACCTGAGGTTCGACGGACCTAGGCGCCTGCGAAAATCTGATTGGAAAGCAAACAGAAGCCGGGAAGAGCATACAGTGCAACCAAAAGGACTTATCTTGCTTGTATGCGTGCTACCAATCGCAGCGGTCGGTTGTACGCCATCCCTGAACTCTGGCCCTGTAATAATAGGCTCGACAGCCACCGGTGATCTAATGACGCCAGAGGCGGCGGAGTTGAAATGTCAGGAAATCGGGAAAAAATCTACACTTCGGATTACACAAAGCCGGACCGATAATGTCTGTATTTAGGTCTAGATTCCAAGTGTTGAGCCAAGGGGCGCGAAGCTTCTAGATGCACCTTGGGCTTCAACTGGCCCTCACTCCCCACGCTTCTTCCACAAATCCGGCCGCCGTTCCTGCGTGAGCTTTTCGCTCATCTCGCGGCGCCAGTCTTCGATCTTCTTGTGGTTCCCCGAGGTCAGCACTTCGGGGGTCGAACGGCCTTCCCATTCGGCGGGGCGGGTGTATTGGGGATGCTCCAGCAGCCCGCTGGAATGGCTTTCCTCGACCGCGCTCTCGGCATTGCCGAGCACGCCCGGAAGAAGCCGCACGGTGGCGTCGATCAGCACTTGGGCGGCCACTTCGCCCCCCGTCAGGACGAAATCGCCGATCGAGACTTCCTCGACGCCGAAATGTTCCAGCACACGCTCGTCCACGCCTTCGAACCGCCCGCAAAGAAGCGTCATGCCATCGGCCTCGGCAAAGCGGCGCGCCATCTCCTGCGTCAGGGGCTTGCCGCGCGGCGAGAGATAGACGACCGGCCAGCGCGCGCGGTCATCCGGCGTGCCGTGGGCGGCCTGCTTGAGCGCCTCGCCCACCACATCGGCGCGCAGCACCATGCCCGCGCCGCCACCGGCGGGGGTGTCGTCGACGTTGCGGTGCTTGCCGATGCCGAAGGGGCGCAGGTCGATCGTCTCCAGCGCCCAGAGGCCCAGATCGCGGGCGCGGCCCAGAAGGCTCAGGCCCAGCGTGCCGGGGAAGGCTTCGGGGAAGAGCGTGACGATCTTCGCGGTCCACGCGCCTTTCAGTCGCGGCGGCTCGTCCATCAGCGAACTGGGCTTGCGCGTCGGCGAGATCGTCAGGCGGCCATGCGACTTGGTCGCGAGCTTGGGTTTGTCGTCACTCATCGGATTTCGCCTCTGCCTCTTCGCGCCATGCTGCCCGCAATATGGCGCGCTTTTTCTCTTTTGTAGCCTCGCGCGGCAACCCTTCCGCGTTGATTGCGGCGAGTTGGTCGGCCAGCGCCGCCCGGTCCACCCTCCGCGGGCGTGCATTGGCCGTGATCCCGAGGCCCAGCGACGCGCGCACCTCGGGGGGGACGCCCATGAGATCGAGGAGCGGCGTCAGCGGGCCGTGGGGATTGTCGCGGGCTTCGTCGAGCATCACCCATGTCACCGGGGCGGGGTCCACAGTGCTCACGATCGCACGCAGAACGGGGGCGAGGTCGAAGCCCGACAGTCGTTTGCGGAAGCTGTCGAGCGTGTCCGTCAACATGCCGCTGCGCACATGCTGCCAATGCAGGCTCTCGATCCACGCGGTCTTTTCGCGCGTCGTCAGAAACAGCTGCAACTCCAGCGCGTCTTCGTATTTCGCGCGGAATACCTCGGCCAGCGCGCCCATCAGGGCGGGCGTCGCGGAATAGTCCAGCACGCCATCGCGGCCCGGCATATGGCCTGCGAGCCCTTCGATCGAGATCACGGCCTGCGTGCTGTCTTCGGGAAGGGCATCGGCCCAATTGGCGAGCGCGGCTTGATAGAGCCCCAACTCGAACGGATCGCGCGTCAGCGAATAGGCTCGGGCGGCGGCGGCTGCGTCGGGAATATCCTCGCGCAGCGCGATCACCCAATCTGGCAGATGGGCGCTGGCTTCGCGCAGTCCGGTCTGGATCGTGGAGGTGCCGGTCTTGTGAAAGCCCGGATGGACGATCACGCGCATCCGATTACAGATCCTCGGGCGGGTCGGCGACGATGCGCTGCGCGGCGAGGTCCACGGTCGGCACGATGGCCTTGGTGAAGGGCAGCAGTAGCGCCTGTTTGCGCCCGGGCGCGTAGATTTCGAGAATGTCGCCCGCGCCGTGATTGTGGACCGCGCGCACGGTGCCGATCTTGGCGCCGCCGGTATCGACCACCGTCAGCCCGATCAGGTCGGCATGGTAGAATTCGTCGTCAGGAAGAGAGGGCAGCTTGTCGCGGTCGGCCCAGAGGGTCACCCCGCGTAGCGCATCAGCCTCTTCCTTCGTGGCCACGCCCGACAGTCGCGCGCCAAGCCCGTTTTTCAGGCCCCGCGTCAGCGTCACGTCGAACTGGCGCGCGCCGTCTTCGGTATAAAGCGGGGCGTAGCCCACGATATCCTCGGGTTCGGCGCAGAAACTCTTGAGGCGCACTTCGCCCTGCACGCCGAAAGCTCCGGCAATGGCACCCACGCAGACGCGTTCGGGTTGGGTCATGATGCGGTCCTCTGTGCTAGATCGGATGGGGCAGGGGCCGGGCACCTATCGCGCCCGGCCCGCCAGCCATCCATAGCTGCCGATTATTCTTCGGCGGGTGCTTCTTCAGCGGCGTTCGCCTCGGCGGCCTTGGCGGCACGCTGCTCGGCGCGCTCCTGGGCTTTCTTGCCCGGAACGGCTTTCTTCATGTTGGCGCGGGTCGGCTTGCTGCGCTCGCCAGCGGCTTCGAGGAAGCGCGCGATGCGGTCGGTCGGCTGCGCGCCCTGGTCGAGCCAGTACTTCACGCGCTCGATGTTCATCTTCACGCGGTCTTCGCTGTCTTTCGGCAGCAGCGGGTTGTAGGTGCCCAGCTTCTCGAGGAAGCGGCCGTCACGCGGCATGCGCGAGTCGGTAGCGACGATCGAATAGAACGGACGCTTCTTGGAACCCCCACGAGCGAGGCGGATTTTCATAGCCATGTCAGTTGTCTCCTTTGGATGGCTGGTGATGGGCCGGATGGCCCGTCATTTCTGGAATTTCTCGTGATGCCGGATCACTTCCGAAATCACGAAATTGAGGAACTTCTTCGCGAATTCCGGGTCGAGCCCGGAATCGCTCGCCAGCTTTTCGAGCCGGGCGATCTGCTTGGCCTCCCGATCGGGATCGGAGGGCGGAAGGTCGTGCTCTGCCTTCAGCTTGCCGACGGCCTGCGTCTGGGCAAAGCGTTCGGCCAGCGTGTAGATCATCACCGCATCGAGCCGGTCGATGCTGTCGCG contains:
- a CDS encoding holin family protein, whose amino-acid sequence is MIEKLLGGAGAVKAAGEAASSVAEVFVPNATKELAAAQATYLAALQEHGAEFEYIRPGRFDRIVNGLNRLPRPVLAFGIVGLFVYAMLDPVGFAQRMVGLSYVPEPLWWLLGAVVSFYFGAREAHYFRMKKVPAVPPAALATTSSEENAALSAWRAGEKPAG
- a CDS encoding YoaK family protein; protein product: MLIHAGDDRSVSIDLALAIWLALVAGAVNAAGFRALGYFSANMTGNVSTATDLLALGRFGTAIWFLLLLLAFVFGAFASGVLIDVGQRRRLHGIYALSILLEAALLIVLTILDMVWAAAMSEHLMMIGLSFLMGLQNAASTKISDGRVRTSHVSGIATDLGLELAALLPGARDAETRQVLRSRLLLHVATLCSFFAGGIAGVLGYERIGPMVFALAAALLIVIAVPELRKVYRGGR
- the rimM gene encoding ribosome maturation factor RimM (Essential for efficient processing of 16S rRNA), which encodes MTQPERVCVGAIAGAFGVQGEVRLKSFCAEPEDIVGYAPLYTEDGARQFDVTLTRGLKNGLGARLSGVATKEEADALRGVTLWADRDKLPSLPDDEFYHADLIGLTVVDTGGAKIGTVRAVHNHGAGDILEIYAPGRKQALLLPFTKAIVPTVDLAAQRIVADPPEDL
- the trmD gene encoding tRNA (guanosine(37)-N1)-methyltransferase TrmD, which codes for MSDDKPKLATKSHGRLTISPTRKPSSLMDEPPRLKGAWTAKIVTLFPEAFPGTLGLSLLGRARDLGLWALETIDLRPFGIGKHRNVDDTPAGGGAGMVLRADVVGEALKQAAHGTPDDRARWPVVYLSPRGKPLTQEMARRFAEADGMTLLCGRFEGVDERVLEHFGVEEVSIGDFVLTGGEVAAQVLIDATVRLLPGVLGNAESAVEESHSSGLLEHPQYTRPAEWEGRSTPEVLTSGNHKKIEDWRREMSEKLTQERRPDLWKKRGE
- the ccmE gene encoding cytochrome c maturation protein CcmE; translation: MKSLKKKRRIQVLSVAALALVIATVTIGYSMRGGINFFRAPSQLATEPPQPGEVFRLGGLVEKGSLKRGQGEVIEFKVTDGGATVPVKFAGVLPDLFKEGQGMIGTGKMEGDTFVASEILAKHDENYMPKEVADALKEQGVYEGPSS
- the argC gene encoding N-acetyl-gamma-glutamyl-phosphate reductase; translated protein: MTKKIAILGASGYTGAELVRLIATHPNMEIVALSGERKAGMAMGDVFPHLRHLGLPDLVKIEEIDFSNVDLAFCALPHATSQAVIKELPRDLKIVDLSADFRLRDPADYEKWYGKPHAAVELQKEAVYGLTEFYRDAIRDARLVAGTGCNAAAGQFAIRPLIEAGVIDLDDIILDLKNGVSGAGRSLKENLLHAELSGGVAPYSQGGKHRHLGEFDQEFSALAGRPVMVQFTPHLAPFNRGILASAYVKGEPEAVYKALADRYAEETFIEMLPFGAVPSTRSVTGSNYAHIGVSGDRIPGRALVVVAIDNLCKGSSGQAIQNANLMLGLEESEGLMLAPVFP
- a CDS encoding holin-associated N-acetylmuramidase, which produces MKSVTQIAAEIVAREGGYVDDPDDPGGATKHGVTLGTLRRLGRDLTGDGRVDEMDVRSLDPAQAAEIFIEHYYKSPRIDRLPPSVQASVFDMYVNAGGNAVVILQRLLGDMGQRVVVDGIIGPQTIAAAELADAAAPGYFADAYGIARRNYYYRIADARPASRKYATTRAGRKGGWIRRAEEFISPRFHLTEGEHRKRVAKWA
- the metG gene encoding methionine--tRNA ligase; the encoded protein is MARHLITSAIPYINGIKHLGNLVGSQLPADLFARYQRARGNEVMFICATDEHGTPAELAAAKAGKPVAEYCAEMHEVQAKIAEGFRLSFDHFGRSSSSQNHRLTQHFAVKLAEAGLIREVSETQMYSKADGRFLPDRYIEGTCPNCGFESARGDQCDNCTKQLDPVDLINPHSTISGSTDLEMRETKHLFLRQSAMKDQLDAWIDSKSDWPVLTTSIAKKWLHDGDGLQDRGITRDLSWGVPAQFEGAPWSGMEGKVFYVWFDAPIEYIAATEEWTEKTGGDWERWWRTDKGADDVTYTQFMGKDNVPFHTLSFPATILGSGEPWKLVDYIKSFNYLNYDGGQFSTSRGRGVFMDQALELLPADYWRWWLLSHAPESADAEFTWENFQVSANKDLADVLGNFVSRITKFTRSKFGEAIPEGGSWGEQEAALIEDLTTRIRAYETHMEEKDIRKAAMELRGIWVAGNEYLQASAPWSVFKTDPDQAAAIARLALNLIPIYAVLSAPFIPDAAKIMLEAMGDEDRDWPGDVKTALEALPAGHAFTTPEVLFRKITDDEREEWQERFAGTRD
- the rpmE gene encoding 50S ribosomal protein L31, giving the protein MKAETHPDYHTITVKMTDGTEYQTRSTWGSEGDTLTLDIDPTSHPAWNGGSSRLMDTGGRVSKFKNKYAGLGF
- a CDS encoding chorismate mutase; its protein translation is MSDATTRAAELLKEHRDSIDRLDAVMIYTLAERFAQTQAVGKLKAEHDLPPSDPDREAKQIARLEKLASDSGLDPEFAKKFLNFVISEVIRHHEKFQK
- the rplS gene encoding 50S ribosomal protein L19; this encodes MNLIAQLEAEQIAELNKTIPDFKAGDTIRVGYKVTEGTRSRVQAYEGVCISRKGGDTLAASFTVRKISFGEGVERVFPLYSTNIDSIEVVRRGRVRRAKLYYLRARRGKSARIAEDTHYKPKAAK
- the rpsP gene encoding 30S ribosomal protein S16, with amino-acid sequence MAMKIRLARGGSKKRPFYSIVATDSRMPRDGRFLEKLGTYNPLLPKDSEDRVKMNIERVKYWLDQGAQPTDRIARFLEAAGERSKPTRANMKKAVPGKKAQERAEQRAAKAAEANAAEEAPAEE